Sequence from the Salvia splendens isolate huo1 unplaced genomic scaffold, SspV2 ctg629, whole genome shotgun sequence genome:
CCACATTCCAAGAGTTGAAGatgttgttcctcttggaatATAACTCTcgatgaagattgagaagttgagagaggagatcactACTACTTCCGACAGAAATATGATGAGTCTTTTGCGGAAGCGTGGAAGAGGTTCACTGAATTGCTTAGGAAATGCCCGAGCCATGGTCTTGCTCCAGGGCATGAGCTACTCAAGTTCTACAAGGGACTCATAATGAAGGCACGGCTTGGTGACTGCAGGCTTTAATGGGAACTTGGACGACTTAACTCACGAGGAAGTGAGAGCCTTGTTCCAAAGGTTGGCGAACAACCAAAGAATTGGCATAATCCAGAGAAGAGCGGCTGAGAAGGTAGGAGATACATTTGTGCTACCAAAGATGCGGAAAGAGTGACAGCCATTGAGGCTCAATTGGCGGACATTAGTACCCAGATGTCTTCAATGACAAAAGCATGAAGTCTCTTCAACTGAATCCTCAACCTCAAGCAGTGACTGTGATGAAGTGTGGACTGTGCCAAGGTGGACATCATACGGATCAATGTCCAAGTCTTCAAGGGCCACCAGTGGATGACGTGAACTACATTGGTAACCATCATCAAGGTTTCAACCAAAGCAACCAATACAACAATCAGCAGAATTGGAGGCCTCAACAAGCAACCTGGAATCAAGCTGGTCCTAGCAACACTTCGGGGACTCAATGGAGGTACAACACTCAACCTCCGGGTTATGAGAATAAGCCATCAGTCGAGGATCAATTGGGACAGATTCTCTCGTTTATGActaagagtcaaaaggagaatgaCTACTTCAAAGAAAAGACCGTGGAAAAATTTGGGCAGTTAGAAGCTACAATGAGGAATCTTGAGACTCAAATTGGGCAGATTGCTACAGCATCTCACACAAGAATTCCTAATGCTATCCCGAGTGATACGGTGCCCAATCCTAAAGGTTTTGAACAGTGCAAGGCAGTTAAGTTAAGAAGTGGAAAGGATCTTGAGTCTCCAATCATGCTAGATGCACAAAATGGCTCGACATCTTGCACGCAGGGTGGACAAGTTGTTTGGCTCACAAacctcgcacgcaggggcggcAGAGGGGATTGAGTGGGCTACTACCGAAGCTAGGAAAGtcaacaagaaaaaagaagagtcAACCATGAGTGATATCCACAAGAAGAATCCACTAAGTCCGGCAATGGACCCGAAGTGTCCATTTAATTTTCTAGATTTATCCCGCCACCACCTTTCCCAGTCGAGAATAAGAAGAAGggtaggaaaataattcaagagaAAGACTCGATTGGATGATGACATTATCAGGAAAGTTAATGTAGATGTGTCCCTGGTGGATTTGTTCCTACACTTTCCTAAATTCTCCAAGTTTTTTAAGGATCTTATTGCGAAAAAGGAGAAGATACAAGACGATGGTGTGGTGATATTGAGCGCATTTTGCTCACAATTTGTGAAGGGAAAGATGCCGGCAAAGAGAAGAGACCCTGGAAGCTGTGTGATCCCATGTGAGATGGGAGATAAGAAGTTCCCAAAGTGCCTACTTGATCAAGGCTCGGGAATATCATTGATGGCTCTGAAAACCGCACGGTCAATCGGTCTAGAAGCGAGGATTGAACCAATCGACATTGACCTACAATTGGCGGATCATTCAATTGTGAAACCAAAAGGTATCATCGAGGATGTCTTGGTGAAGGTTGATAGATTTGTACTCCCGTTGACTTCATTGTCCTAGAGATGGAAGAGGATAAGGATATGCCTATCCTATTTGGTAGGCCATTTTTAGCAACCGGTGATGTTGTGATAGAGACCAAGACAAATACGGTCATGTTTCGAGTAGATGGAGAGaatgtggtgatcaagcaagagAAGGCGGGGAAACGCCTATTGTAGCCTGGATAGAGGTAGACaaggatgaagaaggtcgagccaacgactataaacaaaggcgctgattggaggcaacccaagtttttttgtttttatttttgatttcatatgttggaggttttgtttgctcaattctttcctccaacatttattttgaattgagtgtttctttttgtagtttttgttctttttgtaggagcaactgggagttaggattggagcttaggaggaagcacacctgcaaaggatttttacacccaccctcccacccgaatgcactatggacgtcatgccaagtttgggggagtttcctttccctttactttatttgtcttctttgcatgcattgaggacaatgatgcattcaagtttgggggggttatGAATGATTTGTGATGTATGTTTTTGGGTGTTTTGCGTGATAAAGATGTTTTGAATCTATTAGTTGACggtgcatgctttatcttcggctttctggttaggAAATCTTACTTAATTTTACTTGAACTTTGAATcttaggatgaatggaatgggtgcatgaatctaattgaaagagcatgttgtgattacaaccgatttcttgagttgaggagagtatgaaaatcacatgacttgtggaaattatcttggattgatttgctttatcgagtgaagtgcttgcgttcgtttgtgttaacgatatgggaggataaggcactaggatgaactccatggccaaatgatcacatgcctagtccatcaaatgatcccctagaagccactttgagcttaatttcttattctttgtgtaaacacttagccaaacactTAGCCACTGAAATAAGCCTATTTTAGCCTCATCgatagaccttgctactatttgggtgctaaatacaagttgagctttgtggtttgagtttgagtgtgggtggtgaattgtaaagagtagacatatctagacttgatgtaatgtgaaaagaatgaagttcttagaaaggaaagaaaaaaagacgacatccaaatttgcaaaagtcgaggtctttataaaaaaaaaaaaaaagaaagaaagaaaaagaaaaagtttgatggaataaagatagagcttctatatttgtttgatgtaatcttgtctagaatagatctcaagtttgggggggggGTCGAGTTGGTtgtaatattttgttgtttgttctttggaaggaagttgtaggagggaagaatttggcactcaatTGTGTAGCCTtcgagctcactatccatatgtATCCTACCTtgtccctagccccattacaaaccttgaaataagacccttggaccttatcgttgatgcttgtggatgttgtGTAAAGAACTTGGTAAAGTTAAAGAAGTTCCGATTTGAAATCTGTGATTCTATGTGGTTAGTATTGCTTGATGAGtcatgatgacggtttgagttgtttgatcgtatgtttggacttactttgaaGTGCATCTTGACTTGATGTTTTAAGGGGATGAGTGatgttcttgagagtgggaaatcttgattggaaAATGTGGGGGTTCAGATTTTGTTACTCACGTCCCTATTTGATTCTTTGTGTTGAAAATTTCTTTGCGGGGTAGACTTGTGTTGAGTTTTTGTGCTGAAAATAGACCTTGCTCGGGGCGAGCAAGAgttcaagtttgggggtatttgatgcgaagcatatttcctatTCTTTACCCCGGTTTTTATGTTAATTGTAACTCACCGagtcgtgctttgagtgtagtttcggggtgttagaagctggaagttcgtcggaaaggcatagctgagattccagagagttcgcccggtcgggcgttttgaagttgctaaacgcccggtcgggcgtttccatttgtgcatgcggagtccagaaagttcgcccggtcggcgttctgatttcaactaaacgcccggtcgggcgtttccctcTTCTaatatcgcccggtcgggcgttcggAATGTCAAATAGTTTTCAGCAGTTTCAATCGACGGTTGAGTATAAAAAAACAAGCGAAATAGACACATGGGGGACGATACATAGAAAAAGACAGagggagagaaaggaggagaggaagaagagggtgaaggcattccggccattattccgaccatccattccctcccgaatcccgactccactcgacgagagcatcacacctatggttttatttctacattctacTATGTGTGTAGGCTAGGCTCTCTTCGTTGCTccgagttgtaatctaggcttgtgcatttgttttaacaccttgaatcgtatgttcgataccaacaatgtgtttgataattaaaatgctacgtttttggctaatgatgtagtgttgttaaatcttaactatcgtctctttaacatagcttaggattgatcgtttgatggtatgctatcgatttagaactgttcaggggataaattgatagtggattaggtaagtaattatagtagacgacattTGTTCCCGCGCTtctgcaggaattaaatgtcgttgaaagctggttcatggaacaagtgttcagctgactgtgaactatacgtcgtagacatgttcagtgcacgcgattaggttgataattttaatcccGTCATATGGTTCGTTGTAATGGTGTGTAGACAACGCAAGCTTAGAGAACACTTGGAGTGACTCGCTTTCACGTTTAAAAACCTCACTTTAGTAGCTTAAAAGTTAGTTAACCTTCTCaaattcaaaacaaaatctttACATGCTTTGTGTCGTCTTATTAAGTGTAAGCAatctcgcctccctgtggatcgacacttgaatactactacgatactgtattcttgcagtagtgtagtaattattagagtttaaataattgaacttgataatATTTATACATTGTTTGAGAACTCTAaaatacgcgatttgcacgtcattttcattcgcaccacttgtttttaacgagttttctctctatcttaaatTTCTGTataagagcaacaacgcgaaatggagcccaacaacgagtctactccagtgacgagcgggtctcaaactcccacggtaacccgtgggaagtggatggggtccgatggtcgggtactacaacatgtacccgtggcagcagatgatgttTGGGATATccgggggtagtatgccgggatggcaggggaatGCAGGACGGCCCGGCGATGCCGGGCAGGCAGGGGGTACCCGGGATGCAACTCGggaatgcagatgatgccggggtgacAGCcagggatgcaggggacgccggggggaggacaacgtctatcgccccagttttgattttttactGCGTCTTCGCACACATTGACCCCATCGGAGATGCAattcactgggtgtgatactttctccttagaggagttggggatagatctcggggatgcggacactcccgttcaaacgggggagtAGGGCCTgggtcggggcgcgccaaagaagaagaatgcAAGGGaaagagggtggtcggcgagtcgtcgcagccggctgcTGACGATAGCCCGACACGGAGGGaatggacggatgcggagaacgtcgcgctgtctaaggcgtgggtgagtgttttgCGATGATCCCatcgcctcgaacaatcagatgatcgtcaacttgtgggctaaatagcagcagcctacaaggcattttacCCGGAAGGGAGGCCACACACCGGAGGAGTGCAGGAAGGGgtggaccgaatcagggctgcggttcTCCTGATTTTCAGGCTTGTACACCAaggccctccgcatgcagaccagtggccaaactgacgagaaCTGCAGGTCGATAGCGGAGAGCTTTCCCCGTGCCCggggctttataaggagttcacctactgggaactgctatgaggtgctgatggaatccgagaagtttcgggcaggtgtcgatgctggctggccgaagaagcagcgactgaactataccggtgattacaacGGCGGCAGCAGCGGGCGGTTCCCttgacctccccgaggatgttcaggagtttTCCCGTCCTCTCCCGCGTTTacttactcgccgcactcgctcggttggtcaaaggcgggagCAACGCCGGCTCGCCAGGGGTctcaggaggtccagtcggcatccccctgttGGCAGGTCGACAGCCGAGCTCGCCTTTATTCGCgtgtcaacaaacgcgggctcagatgtacaagatcttagctgactaGAAGACAGAAACTGACCCCGAGGAaaagagttttcttcactcaatgctcgtgagtatgcgggccAATTTGAATGTCGTCGCGGCAcagttggggggctcagacgcgtGCTCaaatgccgcagatttgggggtcccggataacGGCGACAACGGCAGCGGCGACagcgacgaggagtgaggcgggggCGGGGGGCTCGTGAGTGGAGGAggagtttttttaaattaatgtaattttttataaattaatgtaatttttttaaaattaatgtaatttttttaattaatgtattttttaattaatgtactttttaaaattttaatattattattgaattttcccgtatttgtgtcgtaaatttaatttcgtattttgtgtgattgttaattatttgtttttataattgtgtttattgtggctaggctatgactggccTATTGCTTGTACagttgtttgtcctgatgatgtgctAGGAGGAGTTCTTAGTGCTGATAATGTGGCAggtggagtttgtggctaggcaaTGGCTGGATTATGGGTGGGCTAtctctattggagatgctctaagagcatccacaatggagcctagcgcaccgcctagccgagcgccggcgctaggcggtcgctaggcgaaccattggaggagccgaaaaccgccgagcggttttccgGAAATcatttcgcctagcgctagggcggtcaaaatccgctgagctatgcgctgggcgatccgctcggctcca
This genomic interval carries:
- the LOC121790808 gene encoding uncharacterized protein LOC121790808 encodes the protein MKSLQLNPQPQAVTVMKCGLCQGGHHTDQCPSLQGPPVDDVNYIGNHHQGFNQSNQYNNQQNWRPQQATWNQAGPSNTSGTQWRYNTQPPGYENKPSVEDQLGQILSFMTKSQKENDYFKEKTVEKFGQLEATMRNLETQIGQIATASHTRIPNAIPSDTVPNPKGFEQCKAVKLRSGKDLESPIMLDAQNGSTSCTQGGQDLIAKKEKIQDDGVVILSAFCSQFVKGKMPAKRRDPGSCVIPCEMGDKKFPKCLLDQGSGISLMALKTARSIGLEARIEPIDIDLQLADHSIVKPKEMEEDKDMPILFGRPFLATGDVVIETKTNTVMFRVDGENVVIKQEKAGKRLL